From Paenibacillus sp. V4I7, one genomic window encodes:
- the sigY gene encoding RNA polymerase sigma factor SigY has translation MEEHELIRQAIRGDNAALSLLLQQHFAFVYKYMLKITLDSHIAEDITQETMIKCIEKIRLYNGQSKFSSWLITIATNLFLDQVRRKKREKLWHQQEQDQSLRRMQWQAGQQNEKWPEVLNALAELQQEARIPVILKHYYGYTYEEIGDMLGIAEGTVKSRVHHALKQLRKELA, from the coding sequence TTGGAAGAGCACGAATTAATTCGTCAGGCCATACGCGGAGACAATGCCGCTCTGTCCTTGCTGCTGCAGCAGCACTTTGCTTTTGTATACAAGTATATGTTGAAAATTACGCTGGACTCGCATATAGCTGAAGATATTACCCAAGAAACGATGATCAAGTGCATAGAGAAGATCAGGCTGTATAATGGACAATCGAAGTTTTCATCTTGGCTGATCACGATTGCCACGAACCTTTTCTTGGACCAGGTACGGCGCAAAAAGCGGGAAAAGCTCTGGCACCAGCAAGAGCAAGATCAATCGCTGCGCCGGATGCAGTGGCAAGCCGGGCAACAGAACGAGAAATGGCCTGAGGTGCTGAACGCATTAGCCGAGCTGCAGCAGGAGGCTCGCATTCCGGTAATTCTCAAGCATTACTACGGTTATACCTATGAAGAAATCGGTGACATGCTGGGGATTGCTGAGGGTACCGTCAAATCCAGAGTGCATCATGCACTCAAACAATTGCGAAAGGAGCTGGCGTAG